In one window of Helianthus annuus cultivar XRQ/B chromosome 17, HanXRQr2.0-SUNRISE, whole genome shotgun sequence DNA:
- the LOC110922091 gene encoding protein P21, whose product MTTSTLSTFLLFALLLLHSTNAAVFNIRNNCRYTVWAGAVPGGGRQLNPGQTWALTVAAGTKGARIWPRTGCTFDGSGRGRCQTGDCNGLLQCQNYGTPPNTLAEYALNQYQNLDFIDISLVDGFNVPMTFKSSSGGCSRSIVCTADINGQCPSQLRAPGGCNNPCTVYKTEQYCCNNGPCGPTDLSRFFKQRCPDAYSYPQDDKTSLFTCPGGTNYDVIFCP is encoded by the coding sequence ATGACCACCTCCACCCTTTCCActttccttctctttgctctACTTCTTCTTCACTCCACCAACGCAGCCGTTTTCAATATCCGAAACAACTGTCGATACACCGTTTGGGCTGGCGCGGTTCCTGGTGGAGGCCGGCAGCTTAACCCAGGCCAAACCTGGGCTTTAACCGTCGCAGCTGGCACAAAAGGAGCCCGTATATGGCCCCGAACCGGTTGCACCTTTGATGGCTCAGGGCGAGGCAGGTGTCAAACCGGTGATTGCAACGGTCTCCTCCAATGCCAAAATTATGGTACCCCACCCAACACATTGGCCGAGTACGCTTTGAACCAATATCAAAATCTTGATTTCATTGACATCTCTCTTGTGGACGGATTCAATGTGCCGATGACATTTAAATCCAGTTCTGGGGGGTGCAGCCGTAGTATCGTATGTACTGCGGATATCAATGGTCAGTGTCCTAGCCAGTTACGGGCTCCGGGTGGGTGCAATAACCCTTGCACCGTGTACAAAACTGAACAGTATTGTTGTAACAATGGACCTTGTGGACCAACTGATTTATCAAGGTTTTTCAAACAGAGATGCCCTGACGCTTATAGTTATCCTCAGGATGATAAAACTAGCTTATTTACGTGCCCTGGTGGAACCAACTATGACGTTATATTCTGCCCTTGA
- the LOC110922092 gene encoding thaumatin-like protein, whose product MTTFTLSIFLLLIFLFRSTNAAVFTILNNCPYTVWVGAVPGGGQQLNSGQTWALSVPSSTVGRIWPRTNCNFDGSGRGKCQTGDCNGLLRCQNYGTPPNTLAEYALNQYNNLDFFDMSLADGFNVPMEFKPSSSGGCTRGILCKSDINGQCPNELRAPGGCNNPCAVFKTNEYCCVSGGNCSPTDFSRFFKTRCPDAYSYPKDDQTSTFTCPGGTNYSVVLCP is encoded by the coding sequence ATGACCACATTCACCCTTTCCATTTTCCTTCTCTTAATTTTTCTTTTTCGCTCCACCAATGCGGCAGTTTTCACTATTCTAAACAACTGTCCGTACACCGTTTGGGTAGGTGCCGTGCCTGGTGGCGGCCAACAACTTAACTCGGGTCAAACCTGGGCTTTATCCGTCCCATCTAGCACAGTAGGGCGTATATGGCCCCGTACCAATTGCAACTTTGATGGTTCTGGACGAGGCAAGTGTCAAACCGGTGATTGTAATGGTCTCCTACGATGCCAAAACTATGGTACACCACCCAACACATTGGCCGAGTACGCTTTGAATCAGtacaacaatcttgatttctttGATATGTCTCTTGCGGACGGATTCAATGTGCCAATGGAATTTAAGCCCAGTAGTTCTGGTGGGTGCACCCGTGGTATCTTATGTAAATCGGATATTAATGGCCAGTGTCCTAACGAGTTACGGGCTCCTGGTGGGTGCAATAACCCTTGCGCCGTGTTCAAAACTAATGAATATTGTTGCGTCTCAGGAGGAAATTGTTCGCCAACCGACTTTTCAAGGTTTTTTAAGACAAGGTGTCCTGATGCATATAGTTATCCTAAGGATGATCAAACTAGCACATTTACATGTCCCGGTGGAACCAACTATAGTGTTGTATTATGCCCTTGA